The Leishmania donovani BPK282A1 complete genome, chromosome 23 DNA segment ACGAGTAGCGAGATGGACTGCGTGCCCGTTTCTACTTAagttttttgttttgttttgtgggGCTGATGTGGTGGACGCCGTCGATGCATGGCTGTCGGTGTGCAGGCGCCCATCCATGTGCGCATAGGCGGTTGCCTGTCTCCAGGCTGTGTATGCGTGAGCTAGCAGCCGCTTTTCTTCTCCGCATAGACGGCAATCTATTAGTGCGAGAAGACAGCGCTGCTGACCGCGCGCCATCTTTTTTATCGCTCTCATCGCTGGCAGTGTGCATGTTGCGGGGTGAAGCCACCGGCAAGGAGGCGACGGAAGGGTGAGGGGAGGCCGTCGGCGTAGCACCAGTGCGTGTGTTGGCGTTCACTCTCCTTCTCTCGGCTTTCTCTTCGTGCCTGTGGCCTCATCGACTTcctctttttgctttttgACATTGCCGCTGTGTGGGTATGCGCGCCTGGCCTGGTGTCTCTCGGGCATGGGTGCGTGCCTGCTGCATATGTGTGGCGCGTGGTGTCTGTGCTCTGTGTAGCGAAAGGAGGCGTGTGCCTCCTCAGCTCTGAGCACCTCTCTTGCCTCTCTTGCCCGGACGGAGGAAGGTGATGCGCACAGACACCAGCGACcccgagcgagcgagaggcgCTTTCATCATAGAGGAACCGATTCGATGGTCTTGCCGTGATCACTTCGATGTACAGATCCCTCCTTCATGTTATTCTCCTTGCCGCGTGGACGCCCCACGTGCGCCTTCTCCGGTATGTACACGAAATACAGGCGTGCGCGTAAGTCCGCACGCCTCGCTCGTCTTTCTCGGTCTCCATGCTGATCCTCCCTTGAAACGAAAAACTCCTTCAAGGCCAAGCTcagcgtgcttgtgtgcgtgtgggatctgtgtgtgtgtgtgtgtgggaggctccgagcacgcgcgcctcgaGCTCGCATAGATGTCCGTCAGAGGTGTCTTCAGTGAGGGTGTTTGCCGTACTTCTTGTGCACCGCCcctctgccttctctctcccttgcgCTCCACCGCGTTTCTGCTGCTCATATGCATCGCAAACCGCCGCTTTCCTGACAGGGGCCTCATGCCGGCACGTGTTGGCCGCggcgtgctggagaagagaaggcgcCACCGACCTCCTAGTGAGGCACGAGCTTGACCCGCACGTTTCCTGTCATGATCCGCTCCTGCATCTCACGCTCTGTTTCGTCGGGCTCCTCTTTACcatcttctctctctcgcgcacgGATAATTACCGCTGTGCAACACACTCGCACTTGCACTCGCGCACGCGAACTTGGTCGCCCGCCGCATGCATTCTTATCTGTGCACGACTCCGCCTACGCAGAGGCGGTACCAGGTAGCCGGCGAACTCGCACTACACAGCAggcgagagaaaagggcCTCGCGCACCGTGACTATCCCTCATCCCTCTCCGCTTTCCTCTCTCCAATGGCTCAGATGCTCGGCTGGGGTGCGAAGCGCATGTCTAGCAGCAGTGAGCTGAAGGATGTGGACATGTACGTGTACGTGGAGCCGGCTGGGCTGCTGGGCCACTTCCTTGGTCGCCCGCTCCGGTTCAAGGTGCAGCAGTTTTCGTTTCTGGTGAACCGgcgcgagcgcgcgctgcagcgcgttgAGGTGAGCGCAGACTCGCTGCTTCCTCAGTGCGAGGTGTACATGCCGTCTCGATTTGAGCGAGTGCCGTTGAGCTTTTCTGAAGTGGAGCGGGTGATGCAGCGAACGCGGAGCTATGTGCTCAACGCCCCCCGGTATCCTCTCATCACCTACGATGTCGAGGCCAACACGAGCGACGCTGTGAAGGGTACACTGAATCTGCACGGTGCGAGCCACACGGTGGAGTGCAGCAAGGTAGTTGAGGGGGCTGAGCTAGTGGTGCGCTGCCCGGTGCGCTTGAGTCAGTTCCACGTGCCGCCGTTCAAGATGTGGCTGGGGCTGTTCACGCAGGCGGACACGGTCGAGGTCGAGACGCGCATTCCTGCCAAGGTGCTAAAGCTGTGAGTGAGAGGTGGTGAGGTagtgcaggaggagggggagggcggatACGATTGCCTGAGTTGAGGTGTCCAGCTCGTGATTGGGTGAGTCGCGAGGGGCAGAGGGATGCATGGTGCTTGACGtccgctgtctctctcgctccgctCTCCCTGACCGGGCGACTTCTTCTTGTCTCCCGTGTGCACCGGTGCCTTGTGGTGGGTGTTGATCGGCTTGTTCCTTGTACATGGATGACGCTCCGTCTTGCTGGGTTTATCGTCACAGGCGCTATGCGAGTGCATAGGCATCAAACAACGAAGGTGCGCTggacgaggagaaggcgaggcggctgtggcAGGTGACGGCATGGCCGACATTGCAAGCACATGGCTGGCCGAAAAGGATCTCTGCgcttcctccgccgccctctCGGCTCTATGCAGGAACACGTGagaaggtgcagcagctgcagaacaACTCAAAAGAGTGAcaggagtgtgtgtgcgtgcgtgaggtgCGCGCagacctctctctctggagCTCATACTCGAAGATGACGATGAAGCCGTCGGCACATACGCTCGCGGTGCACGCTTGCGCGGGTCTTCTCCCCTTGCCCGCTCTCTTCTGAGCGCCCCTCCCACCTGCATCCATCTTTCTCTCCCCATATCACCGCTCCTTCCTGAGCACTGACGCACGCGTTCGCGCTAAccttcgcctctcttctcACCCTATCAATTCCAGCGTTTATGCGCTACAGCAAGGGTGGCGACCCGGCTCCGCAcccttcttctctcgcgAAGGCGCACTGCGGAGCCACTGCAAGGCCCTTCCTCAGGCACTCATGCACACACTCACCTATAAATACCCACATCACCGGCCTACACTGTGCGCGTCCCTGCGGCATTTCGACTTCGCAGGAGGGCAAGAGCGCGCGGCTCGTATCttttttcgtctctctccaACTCTTCTCCTTTCCACTGCTCGTCATTTGTCATTGGCCGCCACTGCGTGACTGCCGCGTCCACCCATCATCAtccaccaacaccaccgaGCTGTGCGATCCTTTGcctcaccctctccctccatctAGGTGCTGtgcgctccctccctctctcgtctccgctcctgctgcgcacgcgcgtcgtGCGCTTCCCGCCCCTTGAAGCGACGGCCCTATCATCGTCTTTTCGCTCTCGCAATCAGACATCATGTACATGCAGGTGGTCTCCATCGAGCACTCGCTAGAGCGACCGCATGCGGCTTTGGGTGACGCAGCGCTGTCACCGATTTTCCGTCGTGTGTCGGCGCGCTGTCCAGTGCTGCACCTCTTCGGCTACGTACACATTCCTTTGGATCTCACCCCCACCACGTCCGGCACCTCAGCACCCGTCGCGTCAACGGAGCCCCGCgacgcgagcagcagcgctccagAGAACGAactcgacggcgacgcggaAATCACGGCTGCCGCGACTCCACATTCTTTCTCTCGCGGAAGCAGCGGGGGTGGTATTCTGCTTCTCAGCCGAGCCACTCCACTCGTCGGCCGACTCAGCGGCaccccggcgccgctgcagcaggaggatgcctcgccctcgccgaaGAGGGCCACGTACGCTTTAGATGCTGATGGACACGGCAAcaaggctgcggcggccggcgcggTAGCGCGGCACTGCGATGCACCATCCTCATCTTTTCTACCTCCTTGTAGTACCCTCTGCGCGGCTAcgagcgccgctggcggcgacggcgacccGCTAATCTTAACAGACGGGAACCTTGGTAGCTCAGCCGCCTGGCGTGGCCGCTACACGCAACGCCGCGCCTGCCTTCATGTACATGGAGTGTAcccatcgctgctgctcccccAGTACGACCGCAGCGTCTCTGCCGAtcagctggcggcgcagctcgagGCCGTGGCGCTGTGCGTTCTCGCGCGACAGGGCACGCTTGTGCCGACCCAACAGCTGGTGCACAACGTCCGCATTGCCCACCGCTTCAACGTGTACGGCTACCGGCCCCACGCGTACGCCTTTTACGAGGTGGAGCTTATCGACCCCGACTTGCTGCCAAGGGTGGTGGATGTGCTGCAGAACTCGACGGAGGTGGGcgggcggcagtggcagctgTACGATGCGCACTATCGGTATCATACACAGTTCATGGTGCGGTGGCGCGTGAGTGGCATCGCGCCGTTTCTTCTGCCAGCTGGACGGTGCCATGTGCGTCTGCCGACCGTTGCCGAGCTCTCGGAGAACTCGCCTGCCCTCTCGGCGTCGCTTGAAGCGGTTGGTAGGCTGCAGGCGCCCCAGCACAGCCGCGGTAACGACAGTGACGCGGCGAAACGAGAACTGAAGGAtaaggacgaggaggagcacaggCAAGCAGCCGCCAGCTCTGCGCAGCAGTCTCAGCTTCTCTTTCGCCAGCGCTGGCGACCTGATGAGCTAGGTCGCGCCACCACGGCAGAGGTGGAGCTGGacgtcgccggtgccgatCTGCTCGACCACTCCTCcgcagtggaggagggggaggctaAGGGTGCCGCAGTAGCGGCGCAGGGGCGACGAAGAACCGTGACGGCCGGCGACAACCTCAACTACACACGCCGCATCATACGACACTACTTCAGCGAGCATGGGGTGTCCGATACTTTGCGCGTTGCGGACACCATCGCGATGGAGCGCCATCAGCAGGAGTGTGCGCATGTCGCGGCGGCCGGGTTGAAGGGGCAGCAGGGGCGCTACGGCCACGTGATGCAGATCCAACGCGGCGATCCGAcggtgcggtggctgcgACACCGCATGCTAGAGTACTTGAAGGAGCGGGCGGAGGCCAATGCAgcggtcgctgcggcgcttgcCGCTCCTTCTGCGGTTCGCAAGACAGAAGACGGCAGCGAAGTGTCTACTGCCATGTTTCTCGCCAGcacaggcgctgccgcggcttcGGTGCTGCCACTCTCGTCCGCCGCTTCTCTTGTTGAAAGTGCTGTAAAGTTGCAAGATCAGCGCGCCAttcgccagcagctccttgcCGAGTACCGCCGGCCTGGCGGCGCTACTTTAAGGGCAAGTCGGCACGGCCACCGACGCGGGGCCACAGACGCGATGAGCACTCGCGTGTACGCAGATGGCCACATTGCcgtgccgtcgtcgttcGCACATGTTGCCGACCAGGAATCAGCCATCGCTGGCGGGGAGGCGCTGTACGTTGGCTTTAGCTCAGAGAGTCTGAAGCTTTCTGTGCCACAGGGTCAGAcccagccgcagccgcagccgcagcagccagcagcagcgccggagAATGCTGCGGGGAAGCCGATCCCTTCTTCATCCGCATACCAGTCCTTCTTCGACGAGCTCTCGGCCACAGCCTACGCCGATGTCGTggctgcgccgacgcaggaCTTGTTCACGGCGCTGGCACAGCCAAGCGCGCCCTCGTTACCGTCCCATGGAGATGAGCCCACTACctccgtcgcagcagcggtcaTTACAACACCGCGACGTAGCTCAATGAGCAGCAAGGAGGCAAGTGGGGCGGACTGCAGGGACATGCAACCGATGCTGGAGACAACTCGTGAGCCGGCGAGCAACGCGGACGTGACCTTGACGTGCGCAGCTTCTGACTCGATAAtcgccgcggcaccgtcgcgtgCGGGCTCCTCGTGGTCGTCTGCATtgtcgtcgtcctccacgGCGTCCCTCTCCAGCGGCAGGACTTCCCCAGATCACGGCAACAGCTGTATGGAAGGCCGCGAGGGCGTTGACCCGTCCTTTCTCGGCTCTTCAGCGGCACAGTCACGTGAGAGAGCCCAGGGGGAGCCGTGTCTCGCGGCATTGGACGCCGCAGCACTCGTGCGCGAGACGCCCACGCAGCGACCGACGCGGTCGTCTGTCGGGCGTTCTCCGAAGATCAGTGAAGGGCAAGATGATGACTTCGCGTTCGATGCTCTGGACAGAATCGATGGGGAGGCGATCAGGCCATCGGTCGGTGCCTCGCAAAAAGATGGTTCGCTTCCGCGACTGGGGAGagacaccagcagcgcggcattGGACGAGCTGGTGGGTGCGGAAAACGACCACACTCCAGAGGGCGGACGCCGTTGCGCCGgcatcgctgcggccgcaTCACCGGCTACTGCGAcgcccacccgcctcctCACGCGTCATGATTTGGCGGAGGGGGACTGCGTCGCGTTCGTCCGTGTGCGCGAAGTCGCGCCTTCTTTGCGTCACGGCGAGGTCCTGGCCATGGCCCGTGTAGCGGCGTTGATGACGGAGACGACAGAGCtgcagtggctgctgcgcttgaGCGAGACGCACTTCGCTGCGGAGGAGCAAGCGTTGGTGCGCCGTGGCTCATGGCTGCGCGCTCAACTAccaaccgccgccgctgccgccgctagCACGGCGCCCTCGATGAGGGACTACCACAGCCACTTTGCTGGAACTGCACGCGACGTGCAGCTGGGGGAAGTGGTGCTCAGCAACGTGTACGATAGCGTTCTCACCTCGGTGCTGGAGGGTTATGCAcaggcggctgcgccgtccGCACCCACGCAACAGCTTCCTGCGAGAGACGTCGCCGTGTCTGCGGCGCGTACTCTGGATATCGGGGAGATCGATTTAAAGGTGCGTGAGACAGATCCTGAAGAGGGCAGCGTGTCGTGGCAACTggggcgtcgtcgtccttcagatgacgcggctgctgagGTGCAAGTCTGGAGGGTTCACTGCTTCACTGATGTGGCAGTGTATCACAGCTTCGCAGGACCACCTGATGGCCGGCATCGGCCCCACGCTGGACACcccagctgcagctcgcctcctctgctgcgaGTTCTTTGTCGTTACGCGTATCATGTCGAGGCCCGGGTGCTGACTAGCGTCTGCCCAGATGTCTTCACGCCAGACGTGCGTAAGTCCGCCGTTGATTGCCGTCCTCTACCTTCCTCACGACGCGTCTTGTCGCATGGTGACCAACAACTGGAGAGCGGCGAGAGAAGGGTTgatgccgccacggcgcaccACTCGTCGCGCACAGGCGCCTCATCATCTCGCGTGCTCTTCACTCAGCCTcagcctctgctgcctttgGGCGCCCCGCGTGCGCACtcgagagcagcggcggcgtcgctcacATCCCCACCGGCGCCCTCATCCCCGCCCGTGGAGGTACCCGCGACGCTAGCCAAGGCGCCGTGGCTAGAGGCGAGTGAGGAGGGGTGCGAGGACACGTTGCTGTTCCCCAGCAGCTCTGCTTCCACTGGCAGCAGttggggaggaggcagagatgCGTCTAAACGGGGggacgaggcggcgtcggcttgcgctgcgcacgccgccCCACTGGGCGTCACGCATATGCCCGACAGGGCACCTCCACAGAGCGCCTCCGAGGCCTCCGCTGAGCTTCCCTCACCTTCAGCTGCGGTGCAAACATCAcaagacgccgccgacgcggcgccgccgcctgccggTAAGCGCCTCTGGCGGGTCTCATTAATgcgaacgccgccgccagacTTCGCTGTCGGCCGTATGCGCGTCCTGCGCGGTGTGCAGGCGGCCCGTCACTTCGCTGCACACGCATTCGTGTCGGAGAAGCAAGCGTGGCTGCGCCAGCGTGGCGCCAGCTGCACAACTGATGGTAGCCACGGCCCCACagcagacgctgcggcggttgGTGCCATCGAGGAGTCGGAcactgcgccgcagctgcggttTTCCAATGAGACGGCGGACCCTGACGGAGACGGGAACGAGGAGCAGCCGGTCGGTGCAACGGTGAGAGATGGCTCGAGGGCGAATGGGGCACGCAGCGGGGGTACTTTAGCGGCGGcaggggggagaagagcaaCGGAGATTGTGGTGCTGTCGGCAGCCTCATCCtgcgcgcacagcagctcTGCAGCACCGATCGCATCGTTCGTGGTATCCTCTCTTACGCCCTCAAGgtcgtcctcgtcatcggTGGACCCTGTGCGCGAGGTGACGGCTTCGCAGCGCGGCTTCCTCGACCTTCTGCAGGCAGGGAGGAACCTTGATGAGGGAGGTGCGCGCATGGTGTtgctgcagcatcgcggCCAGCTGGGCTACATGGTGGATGGCatgcgacgctgctgtgcagtGTCCGCCTCTGGAAGCGAGGGCCTGCTCCTCTCgcgagggggcggcggtggtagcagcggcgacttgcgggtgtgcgcctctgctgtcGCGTGGCCGTGGACCGCAGCGACGGAGGTAACGCCGAGTGATGGAGCGCTGCTACCGTGCCGGTatgaggcggtggcgtcaTTCCCCGCCCCTTCGGCTGGCATTGCCGGGGCCTCGCGGGGCGCGAGGGTGGCGCCGACTGCCGCACGCGGGACTCCCACACGCCGTGGCGCCAAGCAGAGCCTCCTTCTCTCGGTGGTGAGCAGGCGAAAGTCTACCAGCCACGTCCCcggtctttctctctccgccacacagcagccgcagcaccacctgcaGTGCACCCTGCGCGTGCTCTACATTGAGGTGCTGCTTCACCGCCTGCCGGGAGAAGCGCCTGCGTCGACGAATGAGGTGCTCGCAGTGGGACTGGGACAGGCCACCACAGCCACCAacagcgccatcgccgttCGCGTGTTCTGCGTGGCCGCTCCACtacgctgcgcagctgcgcgcgcagcgacgcACCCGTCCGCTGCTGGGCGTGCGCCGCCCCTTGTGGGACTGACTgaggcggtgcaggtggTGACGATGCCGGACGAGGCAGCGCTcctcgcgcgcgtgcgtggcgagATCCTCGCGTACGACCCCGATATCTTGATTTCGTGGGATGGCTTCAAGTACGGGCTTGGGTACTTGGCACTGCGTTACCGGGCGGTGTTTCACCGCAACCTGGCCTCTGACTTGTcacgcgtgctgcagcatcaCGGATATCAGCGGACCAACGCAAATTGCGGGTCGCACTTTGCAGCCGCCGCGTCAGCGTCGGGTGGGGATgctggcgccgacggcggcgcggctgagCGCGCGTGCCCCTCAATGGCAGAGGAAGGGCCGGCAGAGGGCGGGCGCGGGGGCGCAGATGCTGGCGAGCTCGCCGCAGCAAGGTATCGCTCGCGGTCACCCGCCTCTCATGCAGCCGCTTCCTTCACGGTTcgtcacggcagcagcggcggtggcggcgagccTGTGCCTTCTCAAGAATCCGTTCGGAGTGCCACCGCCATGGCTGCGCGCTCTTCGGTAttgtctagcgctgcttctTCTGCATCCTGGGCCGCCCCGCTGAGGGACTTGGAtgaagacgacgatgacgtagatggcggcggcacagatGATGCGGGCGCCAAGGGTGGCGCGCGTGgctgcagaggcggtgcCTTAGCTGGGCAGACCGTTGAGTACAGAGAGGGGCGCACAATGCACTGGGCTCCCCCGGCATTGCGGCGGAATGGGCAGCCGCCGCTACTGGCGCGGCCGCGTGCAGCCCTCGAcctccgcgccgcggcgtccgcgccagcggcggcggcggctgaccAGTACGCGAAGCGGTTTGGCACCGACATACACGTGGTAGGGCGCATCTGCTCGAGCCTCGGCAAAGACCTGCGTAAGGAAATAAAGATGCCCAGCTACTCTCTGACGATGGTGCATGTCAAGCTTCTGGGGCAACCACTACCTTACTTCACGGACAGCTATCTTTCCGAGCTCTTCCTGACGCCGCAGTGCGCCGATGCAcccggcggaggcgagcggCACACGGCTCTGCGCTACCTTGCCTCacgcgtcgccgcgccgcaccgaATCGCGTGCAAGCTGCGCTGGTTCACGAGGCTGCTGGAGTTCTCGCGGATGTACGGCATCCTAACCAAGGAGGTCATCACCCGCGGCAGCCAGTTCCGCGTGGAGGCGACCCTTCTCCGCTTTGCCCATCCTCTCGGGTACGCGATGCTGTCACCATCGCTGAGCCAGGTGCAACGCCAACCCCGCATCGAGTGCATCCCGCTGGTGATGCAGCCCAAGTCGGACCTGTACCGCCATGACCCCGTGGTGGTGCTAGACTTCCGTAGCTTGTAC contains these protein-coding regions:
- a CDS encoding DNA polymerase zeta catalytic subunit, putative yields the protein MYMQVVSIEHSLERPHAALGDAALSPIFRRVSARCPVLHLFGYVHIPLDLTPTTSGTSAPVASTEPRDASSSAPENELDGDAEITAAATPHSFSRGSSGGGILLLSRATPLVGRLSGTPAPLQQEDASPSPKRATYALDADGHGNKAAAAGAVARHCDAPSSSFLPPCSTLCAATSAAGGDGDPLILTDGNLGSSAAWRGRYTQRRACLHVHGVYPSLLLPQYDRSVSADQLAAQLEAVALCVLARQGTLVPTQQLVHNVRIAHRFNVYGYRPHAYAFYEVELIDPDLLPRVVDVLQNSTEVGGRQWQLYDAHYRYHTQFMVRWRVSGIAPFLLPAGRCHVRLPTVAELSENSPALSASLEAVGRLQAPQHSRGNDSDAAKRELKDKDEEEHRQAAASSAQQSQLLFRQRWRPDELGRATTAEVELDVAGADLLDHSSAVEEGEAKGAAVAAQGRRRTVTAGDNLNYTRRIIRHYFSEHGVSDTLRVADTIAMERHQQECAHVAAAGLKGQQGRYGHVMQIQRGDPTVRWLRHRMLEYLKERAEANAAVAAALAAPSAVRKTEDGSEVSTAMFLASTGAAAASVLPLSSAASLVESAVKLQDQRAIRQQLLAEYRRPGGATLRASRHGHRRGATDAMSTRVYADGHIAVPSSFAHVADQESAIAGGEALYVGFSSESLKLSVPQGQTQPQPQPQQPAAAPENAAGKPIPSSSAYQSFFDELSATAYADVVAAPTQDLFTALAQPSAPSLPSHGDEPTTSVAAAVITTPRRSSMSSKEASGADCRDMQPMLETTREPASNADVTLTCAASDSIIAAAPSRAGSSWSSALSSSSTASLSSGRTSPDHGNSCMEGREGVDPSFLGSSAAQSRERAQGEPCLAALDAAALVRETPTQRPTRSSVGRSPKISEGQDDDFAFDALDRIDGEAIRPSVGASQKDGSLPRLGRDTSSAALDELVGAENDHTPEGGRRCAGIAAAASPATATPTRLLTRHDLAEGDCVAFVRVREVAPSLRHGEVLAMARVAALMTETTELQWLLRLSETHFAAEEQALVRRGSWLRAQLPTAAAAAASTAPSMRDYHSHFAGTARDVQLGEVVLSNVYDSVLTSVLEGYAQAAAPSAPTQQLPARDVAVSAARTLDIGEIDLKVRETDPEEGSVSWQLGRRRPSDDAAAEVQVWRVHCFTDVAVYHSFAGPPDGRHRPHAGHPSCSSPPLLRVLCRYAYHVEARVLTSVCPDVFTPDVRKSAVDCRPLPSSRRVLSHGDQQLESGERRVDAATAHHSSRTGASSSRVLFTQPQPLLPLGAPRAHSRAAAASLTSPPAPSSPPVEVPATLAKAPWLEASEEGCEDTLLFPSSSASTGSSWGGGRDASKRGDEAASACAAHAAPLGVTHMPDRAPPQSASEASAELPSPSAAVQTSQDAADAAPPPAGKRLWRVSLMRTPPPDFAVGRMRVLRGVQAARHFAAHAFVSEKQAWLRQRGASCTTDGSHGPTADAAAVGAIEESDTAPQLRFSNETADPDGDGNEEQPVGATVRDGSRANGARSGGTLAAAGGRRATEIVVLSAASSCAHSSSAAPIASFVVSSLTPSRSSSSSVDPVREVTASQRGFLDLLQAGRNLDEGGARMVLLQHRGQLGYMVDGMRRCCAVSASGSEGLLLSRGGGGGSSGDLRVCASAVAWPWTAATEVTPSDGALLPCRYEAVASFPAPSAGIAGASRGARVAPTAARGTPTRRGAKQSLLLSVVSRRKSTSHVPGLSLSATQQPQHHLQCTLRVLYIEVLLHRLPGEAPASTNEVLAVGLGQATTATNSAIAVRVFCVAAPLRCAAARAATHPSAAGRAPPLVGLTEAVQVVTMPDEAALLARVRGEILAYDPDILISWDGFKYGLGYLALRYRAVFHRNLASDLSRVLQHHGYQRTNANCGSHFAAAASASGGDAGADGGAAERACPSMAEEGPAEGGRGGADAGELAAARYRSRSPASHAAASFTVRHGSSGGGGEPVPSQESVRSATAMAARSSVLSSAASSASWAAPLRDLDEDDDDVDGGGTDDAGAKGGARGCRGGALAGQTVEYREGRTMHWAPPALRRNGQPPLLARPRAALDLRAAASAPAAAAADQYAKRFGTDIHVVGRICSSLGKDLRKEIKMPSYSLTMVHVKLLGQPLPYFTDSYLSELFLTPQCADAPGGGERHTALRYLASRVAAPHRIACKLRWFTRLLEFSRMYGILTKEVITRGSQFRVEATLLRFAHPLGYAMLSPSLSQVQRQPRIECIPLVMQPKSDLYRHDPVVVLDFRSLYPSLIIAYNLCYSTCLGLVQPHSHGRLGVLPRFRQSNAALAELLPDDGAQHDGVVFSPNGAMFVSPSTRVGLLPQMVQAVLDTRFEVQAALKHIAVPSEDITMQQRLQEQQLALKMLANVTYGYTAASYTGRMPCVDLAEAIVSLGRQTLERAIELIHSTPAWRAEVVYGDTDSLFVRLAGRTKADAFRIGQEMADAVTRSNPAPIRLQFEKVLLPCLLLVKKRYAGYMWTSPTQEAPTFLAKGIEVVRRDQCPATVQLTDRLLRMLLDGASATALRQSYYAAVERLQSGAANPLQCIFRRAVKLGRYKDAGETHLPLAARLAFQQMEKDVTQTPFWGERLPYVVVQSTTAVNKLTDKVLHPERLLQAHDTHSVDAAYYIVRHVNRTLDRMFCLVGIRFARWYQEMPRRRTAHAALLNLPTFMAAQQRLQRLQGVVPPDARGAAPLPFSFDTASAPLSPRSRQMRLGQLASLMEGLRHHHSSSGVLSALRGGAASAAATTAATAEEISDDEDPSAEAAQLTEVADLTRPSTQEVIDVDQLATQRSNRPSSSLTGAAPPQLDRFLKPGRAASRSGRRKRWRTVTLESFYPRTLCVVCEEEAVSLNDISRQQAVLMHVGGVGCGAAVSGGRCSKVAYPPASTAPAAPLPLPHRLPPICTRCWSDPLSLHLHVQQQCRSMHRQMNALQGLCARCISGGGDAGDAAADEYRLAVADMEDMDAFCMSSTLTRRRNCPGHGYDGVDGSTPRHVLAAVELSAEGVPRGCVSVDCAVGFEKKWVTAQRTQWQALQAFLNKVL